The following proteins are co-located in the Vigna angularis cultivar LongXiaoDou No.4 chromosome 2, ASM1680809v1, whole genome shotgun sequence genome:
- the LOC108319058 gene encoding oil body-associated protein 1A, whose translation MSTNDDHPQVLDGEPTQTGTYLRDTATSVIQNFDPINKIHQHLCAFHFYSHDMTRQVEAHHYCAHKNEEMRQCLIYDSPEKKARLIGLEYIISENLYLTLPDEEKPLWHSHLYEVKSGLLFMPKVPAPIQRRDMETVCKTYGKVFHFWQVDKGHSLPFGIPQLMMAFTRDGQIYDHLVKSCAERMGIDYDEERKGREYMTGPEHGIHPLANGGGKGLETRLREVDLNADSTPPSATRVSVV comes from the exons ATGTCGACCAACGACGACCACCCACAAGTTCTTGACGGCGAGCCAACTCAAACAGGCACCTACCTCCGTGACACTGCCACATCTGTTATCCAAAACTTCGACCCCATAAACAAAATCCACCAACATCTTTGCGC GTTTCACTTTTACTCTCATGACATGACCCGACAAGTGGAGGCACACCACTATTGTGCGCACAAGAACGAGGAGATGAGGCAGTGTCTGATATACGACAGCCCCGAGAAGAAAGCGAGGCTTATAGGGCTTGAGTACATCATCTCAGAAAACCTATACTTAACACTGCCCGACGAGGAGAAGCCTCTCTGGCACTCTCACTTGTACGAGGTCAAGAGTGGTCTCCTCTTCATGCCTAAGGTTCCTGCTCCCATTCAGCGCCGAGACATGGAGACAGTCTGCAAGACTTACGGCAAAGTTTTCCATTTCTGGCAAGTGGACAAGGGTCACTCCCTCCCATTTGGGATACCTCAGCTCATGATGGCTTTCACTAGAGATGGCCAGATCTATGATCACCTAGTCAAAA GTTGTGCAGAGCGGATGGGGATAGACTatgatgaagaaagaaaaggaagggAATATATGACAGGGCCAGAACATGGAATTCATCCATTGGCCAATGGAGGGGGTAAGGGTCTTGAGACTCGCCTCAGGGAGGTCGACCTCAACGCCGATTCTACTCCGCCGTCAGCCACCAGGGTCTCTGTTGTCTGA
- the LOC108319057 gene encoding uncharacterized protein LOC108319057, translating into MPIFSATATFASYTSISFLSASQSQSHLSPFLNFPHKFTVKTPWQWQHHHYHTHKLLISASGNTQIDQNLESGLLQRPTPPDPQDDARLARRSSDWKAAKAYKDSGLIYNGRVEGYNSGGLRVRFYSILGFLPFPELSPVHTCKEPEKPIQEIARGLVGSVISAKVILADEDNKRLIFSEKEGAWSKFSKQINVGDIFEGKVGYVEDYGAFVHLRFPDGLYHLTGLIHISEVSWDLVQDVRDILKVGDQVRAKVVGIDGVKSRLTLSIKQLEEDPLLETLDKVIPQDGSADLDSLSGGEGDSIEPLPGLETILEELQQEDGIYDVRISRQGFEKRVVSQDLQLWLSNAPPTNQRFTLLARAGRQVQEIHLTTSLDQEGIKKALQRVLERVP; encoded by the exons atgcCCATTTTCTCTGCAACTGCAACGTTCGCTTCCTACACTTCCATCTCCTTCCTCTCAGCTTCACAATCGCAATCACACCTTTCTCCTTTCCTCAATTTCCCCCATAAGTTTACTGTGAAGACACCGTGGCAATGGCAGCACCATCACTACCACACTCATAAACTCTTAATCTCTGCTTCGGGCAACACCCAAATTGACCAAAATCTTGAAAGTGGACTTCTTCAACGCCCTACTCCTCCAGACCCTCAGGATGACGCTCGTCTTGCTCGG AGATCATCAGATTGGAAGGCTGCAAAGGCATATAAAGATAGTGGGCTCATTTATAACGGTAGGGTTGAAGGTTATAATTCTGGAGGCCTGCGGGTTCGGTTTTATTCTATTCTGGGGTTTCTACCATTCCCCGAATTGAGTCCAGTGCATACTTGTAAAG AACCAGAGAAACCTATCCAAGAAATTGCAAGAGGCTTAGTTGGTTCAGTCATATCGGCAAAG GTAATTCTAGCGGATGAGGATAACAAAAGATTGATATTCTCTGAAAAGGAAGGTGCGTGgtccaaattttcaaaacagaTCAATGTAGGTGACATTTTTGAAGGAAAAGTTGGTTATGTTGAGGATTATGGTGCTTTTGTTCATTTGCGGTTCCCTGACG GTCTTTATCACCTTACTGGACTAATACACATCTCAGAGGTGTCATGGGATCTAGTTCAGGATGTCAGAGATATCTTAAAAGTAGGTGATCAAGTGAGGGCCAAAGTTGTCGGTATTGATGG TGTAAAATCAAGGCTCACCTTATCAATTAAACAGCTAGAAGAAGATCCACTTCTAGAAACTCTGGACAAAGTAATACCTCAG GATGGTTCAGCTGATCTTGATTCTCTGAGCGGTGGTGAGGGTGATAGTATTGAACCTCTTCCAGGGCTTGAAACAATCCTTGAAGAGCTACAACAGGAAGATGG TATATATGATGTAAGAATTAGCCGTCAAGGGTTTGAAAAACGAGTGGTCTCGCAAGACTTACAACTGTGGCTTTCTAAT GCACCTCCCACGAACCAAAGGTTTACTCTACTTGCTCGTGCTGGAAGACAG GTGCAGGAGATACATTTGACTACGTCTCTCGACCAGGAAGGTATCAAGAAGGCATTACAACGAGTGTTGGAGCGTGTCCCCTGA
- the LOC108318957 gene encoding probable pre-mRNA-splicing factor ATP-dependent RNA helicase DEAH5 → MAANDGFDTLQYLSLLSKVCVELESHTGAADKVLAEFIIHLARSSDNLHHFNAVLNENGAHFPDYLVRTLFTLVRAVLEPAKTESKAKQEDSGGSSLKPLKRISSPEKGEAKQFTAAGNLSSPYKDEEGDGLPRQEVDDDDEDFEIELNDDAPAFLQGQTKHSMDMSPLKIFKNPEGSLLRSAALQSALAKERREVREQQHRSLFDSIPKDLNRAWEDPMPEKGERHLAHELRGVGLSAFDMPEWKRQAVHDNQVLVVIGETGSGKTTQITQYLAEAGYTTQGKIGCTQPRRAAAVSVAKRVAEEFGCGLGEEVGYAIRFEDCTGPDTLIKYMTDGMLLREMLMDETLSRYSVIMLDEAHERTVYTDVLFGLLKLLLKRRPELRLIVTSATLDAEKFSGYFFNCNIFTIPGRTFPVEIVYAMQPESDYLDASLRSVLQVHFTEPEGDILLFLTGQEEIDFACQDLVEKMKGLGKNVPELVILPVYSALPSEMQYRIFEPAPPGKRKVVVATNIAEASLTIDGICYVIDPGFAKQNVYNPKQGLDSLVITPISQASAKQRAGRAGRTGPGKCYRLYTESAYRNEMSPTTVPEIQRINLATTTLNMKSMGINDLLSFDFMDSPSPQALVSAMEQLYSLGALDEEGLLTKLGRKMTEFPLDPPLSKMLLASVDLGCSDEILTIIAMIQTGNIFYRPREKQGQADQKRAKFFQPEGDHLTLLAVYEAWKAKNFSGPWCSENFVQSRSLRRVQDVRKQLLTIMDRYKLDVASAGTNFTKVTKAITAGFFFHAARKDPQEGYRTLVENQSVYIHPSSALFHRQPDWIIYHELVMTTKEYMREVTAIDPKWLVELAPRFFKAADPTKMSKRKRQERIQPLHGVSEQWRLSKRRA, encoded by the exons ATGGCTGCGAACGATGGATTCGACACGCTTCAATACTTGTCGCTCCTCTCCAAGGTCTGCGTCGAGTTGGAGTCCCACACCGGCGCCGCCGACAAGGTCCTAGCCGAGTTCATCATCCATTTGGCTCGTTCATCCGACAACCTTCACCACTTCAACGCCGTACTCAATGAAAACGGTGCCCATTTTCCTGATTACCTTGTCCGAACGCTTTTCACCCTTGTTCGCGCAGTTCTTGAACCCGCTAAGACAGAGTCCAAAGCCAAACAAGAGGATAGTGGCGGTTCTTCGTTGAAACCTCTCAAGAGAATCTCCTCTCCGGAAAAAGGGGAAGCAAAACAGTTCACTGCCGCCGGAAACTTGAGTTCTCCATATAAGGACGAGGAGGGAGATGGGTTGCCACGCCAAGAagtagatgatgatgatgaagatttcGAGATTGAGTTGAACGATGATGCACCTGCATTCTTGCAGGGGCAAACCAAACACTCAATGGACATGTCTCCTCTCAAGATTTTCAAGAATCCAGAAGGTTCTCTGCTCCGCAGCGCGGCGCTTCAGTCTGCACTTGCTAAGGAACGAAGGGAAGTGCGAGAACAGCAGCATAGGTCACTATTTGATTCAATTCCAAAAGATCTCAATCGAGCTTGGGAAGACCCTATGCCAGAGAAAGGTGAAAGACACCTTGCTCACGAGCTTAGGGGTGTTGGCTTATCTGCATTTGACATGCCGGAGTGGAAGAGG CAGGCTGTGCATGATAATCAGGTGTTGGTGGTGATCGGAGAAACTGGTTCTGGGAAGACTACTCAGATTACCCAGTATCTTGCTGAAGCGGGGTACACCACACAGGGGAAAATTGGATGTACTCAACCCCGGAGGGCGGCTGCAGTGTCTGTTGCAAAGCGGGTTGCAGAAGAGTTCGGTTGTGGATTGGGGGAGGAAGTTGGTTATGCGATTCGGTTTGAGGATTGCACTGGACCGGATACTCTCATCAAGTACATGACAGATGGTATGCTTCTTAGGGAAATGTTAATGGATGAGACTCTGTCACGGTATTCTGTTATTATGCTTGATGAGGCTCATGAAAGAACTGTTTATACTGATGTTCTTTTTGGACTCCTGAAGCTGCTCCTGAAGCGTAGGCCTGAATTAAGATTGATCGTCACGTCTGCTACTCTGGATGCCGAGAAGTTTTCAGGGTATTTCTTTAACTGTAACATCTTTACAATACCTGGTAGAACTTTTCCTGTGGAGATAGTTTATGCTATGCAGCCTGAGAGTGATTACTTAGATGCATCTTTACGCTCTGTTCTGCAGGTCCACTTTACTGAACCTGAAGGAGacattcttctcttcttaacTGGTCAAGAAGAGATTGATTTTGCTTGCCAAGATCTTGTTGAGAAAATGAAGGGATTAGGTAAGAATGTTCCAGAGCTTGTCATTTTACCGGTTTATAGTGCTCTTCCTAGTGAAATGCAGTACAGGATATTTGAACCTGCTCCACCTGGGAAAAGGAAAGTGGTTGTGGCTACTAACATTGCTGAGGCTTCTTTGACTATTGATGGGATATGTTATGTAATTGATCCTGGATTTGCTAAGCAGAATGTTTATAACCCTAAGCAAGGTCTTGACTCTTTGGTGATAACTCCAATTTCACAAGCATCAGCCAAACAAAGAGCAGGACGTGCAGGGCGTACGGGACCTGGGAAGTGTTATCGTCTCTACACTGAAAGTGCATACAGGAATGAGATGTCCCCCACTACAGTTCCGGAGATTCAAAGGATAAATCTTGCAACAACTACTCTTAATATGAAATCTATGGGGATAAACGATCTATTGTCCTTTGATTTTATGGATTCGCCTTCACCTCAGGCGCTTGTTTCTGCTATGGAGCAGCTTTACAGTCTTGGAGCATTGGATGAAGAAGGCCTGTTAACCAAACTGGGGAGGAAAATGACAGAATTTCCTTTGGATCCACCGTTGTCCAAGATGCTACTTGCCAGTGTGGATCTTGGATGCAGTGATGAGATTTTGACCATAATTGCCATGATTCAAACCGGAAATATTTTTTACAGGCCAAGGGAAAAGCAAGGCCAAGCAGATCAAAAGAGGGCAAAGTTTTTCCAGCCAGAGGGTGACCATCTTACTCTACTTGCTGTTTATGAGGCTTGGAAAGCTAAGAACTTTTCAGGGCCGTGGTGTTCTGAGAACTTTGTTCAATCTCGATCGTTGAGAAGAGTCCAGGATGTCAGGAAACAGCTTCTCACTATCATGGATAG GTACAAATTAGATGTTGCGAGTGCTGGAACTAACTTCACCAAAGTGACGAAGGCTATCACAGCAGGATTCTTTTTCCATGCTGCTAGAAAGGACCCTCAGGAAGGTTACAGAACCCTGGTTGAGAACCAGTCTGTATATATCCATCCAAGCTCAGCTTTGTTCCATAGACAGCCAGACTGGATCATCTACCACGAGCTTGTGATGACAACGAAGGAATATATGCGTGAGGTCACTGCCATAGACCCTAAATGGTTAGTTGAATTGGCTCCGAGATTTTTCAAAGCTGCAGATCCCACAAAGATGAGCAAGCGAAAGCGTCAAGAACGTATACAACCACTTCATGGTGTATCGGAACAATGGCGTTTGAGTAAACGCCGTGCATGA
- the LOC108318944 gene encoding 15-cis-phytoene desaturase, chloroplastic/chromoplastic: protein MIWILSLFFPLSIQSQLTTAKLFLKRTTQHPPFQSAASVLSPLLSFSLSLSLSLSLSLFRLRVSFGSVLFINLGFFAPMAASGYISAANLNGLLGARHISNPKLGSADAKISLSFAGSDSMGVNVRPATIRAPKRNHFSPLRVVCVDYPRPELENTVNFVEAAYLSSTFRASPRPLEPLKVVIAGAGLAGLSTAKYLADAGHKPILLEARDVLGGKIAAWKDEDGDWYETGLHIFFGAYPNVQNLFGELGINDRLQWKEHSMIFAMPNKPGEFSRFDFLEILPSPLNGIWAILKNNEMLTWPEKVKFAIGLLPAMLGGQAYVEAQDGLSVKEWMIKQGVPDRVTDEVFIAMSKALNFINPDELSMQCILIALNRFLQEKHGSKMAFLDGNPPERLCMPIVDHIQSLGGEVHLSSRIQKIELNDDGTVKNFLLSNGKVMEGDAYVFAAPVDILKLLLPDNWKGIPYFQRLDKLVGVPVINVHIWFDRKLKNTYDHLLFSRSPLLSVYADMSVTCKEYYDPNRSMLELVFAPAEEWISRSDEDIIAATMSELAKLFPDEISADQSKAKIIKYHVVKTPRSVYKTVPNCEPCRPVQRSPIEGFYLAGDYTKQKYLASMEGAVLSGKLCAQAIVQDCEVLAGRGQKRMAQTSVV from the exons CACTTTCCATTCAGTCTCAGCTCACGACagcaaaattattcttaaaacGCACCACACAACACCCACCCTTTCAAAGCGCTGCGTCTGTGCTCTCTCCActactctctttctctctctctctctctctctctctctctctctctctcttcagaCTGCGAGTTTCGTTTG GCTCTGTTTTGTTCATCAATTTGGGGTTCTTTGCTCCAATGGCTGCTTCTGGATATATATCTGCTGCCAACTTGAATGGCCTGCTTGGCGCCAGACACATATCCAATCCCAAGCTGGGTTCTGCAGATGCCAAAATTTCGTTGTCGTTTGCTGGGAGCGACTCTATGGGCGTTAATGTGCGACCCGCTACAATTCGTGCTCCTAAAAGGAACCATTTCTCTCCTCTGCGTGTCGTTTGCGTCGATTATCCACGACCGGAGCTTGAAAACACCGTTAATTTCGTCGAAGCTGCTTACTTGTCTTCCACCTTTCGTGCTTCTCCGCGTCCACTAGAACCGTTGAAGGTCGTTATTGCCGGTGCAG GATTGGCTGGTTTATCGACTGCAAAGTATTTGGCTGATGCTGGGCATAAGCCTATATTGCTGGAAGCTAGAGACGTTCTAGGTGGAAAG ATTGCTGCTTGGAAAGATGAGGATGGAGACTGGTATGAAACAGGTCTACACATTTTCT TTGGGGCTTACCCTAATGTGCAGAACCTATTTGGCGAACTTGGCATTAATGATCGGTTACAATGGAAGGAGCATTCCATGATTTTTGCTATGCCAAATAAGCCCGGAGAGTTTAGTCGATTTGATTTTCTCGAAATCCTTCCATCCCCGTTAAATG GAATCTGGGCTATATTAAAGAACAATGAGATGCTGACATGGCCAGAGAAAGTCAAATTTGCAATTGGGCTTCTGCCAGCTATGCTTGGTGGACAGGCATATGTTGAGGCTCAAGATGGTCTTTCTGTTAAAGAATGGATGATAAAACAG GGTGTTCCTGATCGAGTAACCGATGAGGTGTTCATAGCAATGTCGAAGGCACTAAACTTCATCAATCCTGATGAACTTTCAATGCAATGTATATTGATTGCTTTAAACCGATTCCTTCAG GAAAAACATGGTTCTAAGATGGCATTTTTGGATGGCAATCCCCCTGAAAGACTTTGTATGCCAATAGTTGATCATATTCAGTCCTTGGGTGGCGAAGTTCATCTCAGTTCACGCATTCAAAAAATTGAGCTAAATGATGATGGAACAGTGAAGAACTTCTTACTAAGTAATGGGAAGGTGATGGAGGGAGATGCTTACGTGTTTGCAGCTCCAg TGGATATTCTGAAGCTTCTTTTACCTGACAACTGGAAGGGGATTCCATATTTCCAGAGATTGGACAAATTAGTTGGAGTCCCAGTCATAAATGTTCACATATG GTTTGACAGAAAACTGAAGAACACATATGATCACCTTCTCTTTAGCAG AAGTCCCCTTCTGAGTGTATATGCTGACATGTCTGTAACTTGCAAG GAATATTATGACCCAAACCGGTCTATGTTAGAGTTGGTTTTTGCACCAGCTGAAGAATGGATTTCACGTAGTGATGAAGATATCATTGCAGCAACAATGTCTGAGCTTGCCAAACTCTTTCCTGATGAAATTTCTGCCGACCAAAGCAAAGCTAAGATTATCAAGTACCATGTTGTTAAAACACCAAG GTCTGTTTACAAAACTGTTCCAAATTGTGAACCTTGCCGTCCGGTACAAAGATCTCCTATTGAAGGTTTCTACTTAGCTGGAGAttacacaaaacaaaaatatttagctTCAATGGAAGGTGCTGTTCTTTCAGGGAAGCTGTGTGCACAAGCAATTGTACAG GATTGTGAAGTACTTGCTGGTCGAGGCCAGAAAAGAATGGCTCAAACGAGTGTTGTCTGA